A window of Amycolatopsis australiensis contains these coding sequences:
- a CDS encoding cysteine hydrolase family protein: MKPVLAVIDLQNVFADPVSEWFTPRFAEVVAPIRRLVTAFGDDVVFTRFVAPARPEGAWKQYYERWPFALQPPDAPLYQVVGAFQPTSTVDATTFGKWTPRMATRVGGAGLVLAGVSTDCCVLSTALAAADAGVAVTVVSDACAGSDDESHAKALDVMRLYGPLVQLATTEEVLG, translated from the coding sequence GTGAAGCCGGTCCTGGCGGTCATCGACCTGCAGAACGTGTTCGCCGATCCGGTGAGCGAGTGGTTCACGCCGCGCTTCGCCGAGGTGGTGGCGCCGATCCGCCGCCTGGTGACGGCGTTCGGCGACGACGTCGTGTTCACCCGGTTCGTCGCCCCCGCGCGTCCCGAAGGGGCGTGGAAGCAGTACTACGAGCGGTGGCCCTTCGCGTTGCAGCCGCCGGATGCACCGCTGTATCAGGTGGTCGGCGCGTTCCAACCGACGTCCACGGTGGACGCCACGACGTTCGGCAAGTGGACGCCCCGGATGGCCACCCGGGTCGGCGGCGCCGGCCTCGTACTGGCGGGCGTGTCGACGGACTGCTGCGTCCTGTCGACGGCGCTGGCCGCCGCCGACGCGGGTGTCGCCGTGACGGTGGTGTCCGACGCGTGCGCGGGCTCCGACGACGAAAGTCACGCGAAGGCGCTGGACGTCATGCGGCTGTACGGCCCACTGGTGCAGCTAGCCACGACCGAGGAGGTGCTCGGATAA